One Terriglobia bacterium DNA segment encodes these proteins:
- a CDS encoding glycosyl hydrolase: MIFRRLVVVLVFLAGFNGTPSAAQGYDPNLFNEMKWRLLGPFRGGRALAVTGVPGDPSVYYFGAVAGGVWKSADGGATWKPISDHEPISSIGAIAVAESDHNVIYAGTGEACIRGNISYGDGVYKSTDGGKTWSNIGLRDTRHIGAIVVDPRNADIVFVAALGHVYGPNAERGIFRTTDGGKTWQKVLSKDERTGGIDVVFDPGNPRVVYAALWQAYRTPWSLSSGGPGSGLYKSTDGGTTWKRLEGHGLPEGVLGRIGISVSGADSNRVYALIEAKAGGLYRSDDAGDTWTRVNDDERYRQRAWYFTHVFADPASVDTVYLLNTGLFRSTDGGKSFTLLPAPHGDHHGLWIDPANSKRLINGNDGGVSISVDGGQTWTQQGNQPTAQFYHVITDNQWPYYVYGTQQDNSSVGIPSFDDSGVIGRWSWFDFGGETGFVAPDPSDPNIIYSNNEGTVGRFDKRSQQTQDVSLWPLDVSGHGAKDLEYRYNWTSPLMISPHDANTIYSANNRLFRSRNKGMSWEAISPDLTRNDKSKQEPSGGPITLDITSVEYFDTIFAVAESARQKDLLWVGTDDGLVQVSRDGGANWSNVTPKALPEWSLVSVIEASPLDAGTAYIAVDRHKLDDFRPYIFKTNDYGKTWTSISNGIPDGSFVHAVREDSKRKGLLYAGTERGVFVSWDDGAHWQPLQLNLPTTPVTDLVVHDDDLVIATNGRSFWVLDDLMPLRELDAQVAHADVHLFRTESAVRLHLPEDVNRRRPVGQNPPPGAIIDYYLKTKPAGDVTLDILDAQGGLVRHYSSKEKKIAEQPPEWPDQEKPKEVIPAEAGLNRFAWDLRHEPPIKIPGAFYSGIGPQGPLALPGAYQVKLTIGGQTQTQPLELRMDPRVKNVSLDDLQKEFELGKKIRDANSRLHIAVNQIRQLRGELETLRKWAGTSQGAAPVIAAAEQLDKKMTPIEEQLIQVKMKSSEGNLRYPNMLNEQLDSLSHTADAADAAPTGQLYKVFDDLKRKLEAELAQWADIVQKDLPALNQLMRSQGVPALEAPSGNPAD; encoded by the coding sequence ATGATCTTCAGGCGACTCGTTGTGGTCCTGGTGTTCCTGGCCGGTTTCAATGGGACTCCCTCTGCTGCGCAAGGGTACGATCCGAATCTTTTCAACGAGATGAAGTGGCGCCTCCTGGGTCCCTTCCGGGGCGGCCGCGCACTGGCAGTCACGGGCGTTCCTGGTGATCCGAGTGTCTATTATTTCGGAGCCGTTGCAGGCGGGGTATGGAAGAGCGCGGATGGCGGAGCCACCTGGAAGCCGATCTCCGACCACGAACCCATTTCGTCGATCGGCGCGATCGCCGTGGCAGAGTCCGATCACAACGTCATCTACGCGGGCACGGGCGAAGCCTGCATTCGCGGCAACATCTCCTACGGCGATGGCGTGTACAAGTCCACGGACGGGGGCAAGACCTGGAGCAACATCGGGCTGCGCGATACCCGACACATCGGGGCCATCGTCGTGGATCCTCGCAACGCGGACATCGTTTTCGTCGCCGCCCTAGGCCATGTTTACGGTCCCAATGCCGAGCGCGGCATCTTCCGCACCACCGATGGGGGAAAGACGTGGCAGAAGGTGCTCTCCAAGGACGAGCGCACCGGGGGCATCGACGTGGTCTTCGACCCGGGCAATCCACGGGTCGTGTATGCGGCCCTGTGGCAGGCGTACCGGACGCCGTGGAGCCTCAGTAGTGGCGGCCCGGGCAGCGGTCTCTACAAATCCACGGACGGCGGGACCACGTGGAAGCGGCTGGAAGGACATGGTCTGCCCGAGGGCGTGCTCGGCCGCATCGGCATCTCCGTTTCGGGCGCCGATTCAAACCGCGTGTATGCGCTCATCGAGGCCAAGGCAGGCGGGCTGTACCGGTCCGATGACGCGGGCGACACCTGGACGCGAGTGAACGACGACGAGCGCTATCGCCAGCGCGCCTGGTATTTCACCCACGTGTTCGCCGATCCCGCCAGCGTGGACACCGTGTACCTGCTGAACACGGGCCTGTTCCGTTCGACCGACGGAGGCAAGAGCTTTACTCTGCTACCGGCCCCCCACGGAGACCACCACGGGCTGTGGATCGACCCTGCCAACTCCAAGCGCCTGATCAACGGCAACGATGGCGGCGTGAGCATCAGCGTCGACGGCGGGCAAACCTGGACACAGCAGGGCAACCAGCCGACCGCGCAGTTCTATCACGTTATCACCGACAATCAGTGGCCCTACTACGTCTATGGCACGCAGCAGGACAACAGCAGTGTAGGGATCCCCAGCTTTGACGACTCCGGCGTGATCGGCCGCTGGAGTTGGTTCGACTTCGGCGGTGAGACTGGGTTTGTGGCTCCCGACCCGAGCGATCCGAACATCATTTACTCCAACAACGAAGGCACGGTCGGGCGCTTCGACAAACGGAGCCAGCAGACCCAGGACGTCTCCCTTTGGCCACTCGACGTGTCCGGACACGGCGCTAAGGACCTGGAATACCGCTACAACTGGACCTCGCCGCTGATGATCTCTCCCCACGATGCCAATACGATCTATTCGGCGAACAACCGCCTGTTCCGCAGCCGCAATAAGGGCATGAGCTGGGAAGCGATCAGCCCGGATCTCACCCGCAACGACAAGAGCAAACAGGAGCCCTCCGGCGGGCCCATCACGCTCGACATCACCAGCGTGGAGTACTTCGACACCATCTTTGCCGTGGCCGAGTCGGCGCGGCAGAAAGACCTGCTGTGGGTCGGCACCGACGACGGCCTGGTCCAGGTCTCCCGCGACGGCGGAGCCAACTGGAGCAATGTGACGCCCAAGGCGCTGCCCGAGTGGAGCCTGGTGAGTGTCATCGAGGCGTCGCCGCTCGATGCGGGGACGGCCTACATCGCCGTGGACCGGCACAAGCTCGACGATTTCCGTCCCTACATCTTCAAGACCAACGATTACGGCAAGACCTGGACGTCCATCAGCAATGGGATCCCCGACGGGTCTTTCGTTCACGCCGTGCGCGAGGACTCGAAGCGCAAAGGACTGTTGTATGCCGGCACCGAGAGGGGCGTGTTCGTTTCATGGGACGATGGCGCGCATTGGCAGCCGCTGCAGTTGAACCTGCCGACGACGCCGGTCACCGACCTGGTCGTGCACGACGACGACCTGGTGATTGCGACCAATGGCCGCTCCTTTTGGGTTCTGGATGACCTGATGCCTCTGCGCGAGCTGGATGCACAAGTCGCCCACGCCGACGTTCACCTGTTCCGGACCGAGTCGGCCGTTCGCTTGCATCTGCCTGAAGATGTGAACCGCCGCCGGCCGGTGGGACAGAATCCGCCTCCCGGGGCCATCATCGACTACTACTTGAAAACTAAACCGGCGGGGGATGTCACGCTCGACATCCTCGACGCCCAAGGTGGACTTGTCCGGCACTACTCGAGCAAGGAGAAGAAGATCGCGGAGCAGCCGCCAGAGTGGCCTGATCAGGAGAAGCCGAAGGAGGTCATCCCCGCCGAGGCCGGCTTGAACCGCTTTGCCTGGGACCTTCGCCACGAGCCGCCCATCAAGATCCCCGGCGCCTTCTACTCGGGGATCGGGCCTCAAGGCCCGCTGGCGCTGCCCGGCGCCTACCAGGTGAAGCTGACGATAGGCGGGCAAACCCAGACGCAACCCCTGGAGCTGCGCATGGATCCGCGCGTGAAAAACGTCTCCCTGGATGACTTGCAGAAGGAATTCGAGTTGGGAAAGAAGATCCGCGACGCCAACAGCCGCCTGCACATCGCCGTGAATCAGATCCGACAGTTGCGCGGCGAACTGGAGACGCTGCGCAAGTGGGCGGGGACCAGCCAGGGCGCCGCGCCAGTGATCGCGGCCGCGGAGCAGTTGGACAAGAAAATGACGCCCATCGAGGAGCAGCTCATCCAGGTGAAGATGAAGAGCTCGGAGGGCAACCTGCGCTATCCGAACATGCTGAACGAGCAGCTCGATTCGCTCAGCCACACGGCAGACGCCGCGGATGCGGCGCCGACCGGACAGCTGTACAAAGTCTTCGATGATCTTAAGAGGAAGCTTGAAGCCGAGCTCGCGCAATGGGCGGACATCGTCCAGAAAGACCTGCCCGCGCTCAACCAATTGATGCGCTCGCAGGGCGTGCCCGCCCTGGAGGCGCCGAGCGGAAACCCGGCCGACTGA
- a CDS encoding NADH-quinone oxidoreductase subunit A encodes MPDNYFARYLPLLLHIVIVGGIAVAMVVLSQLVGKHRWTRAKMSPYECGIIPTGDARQRFSVKFYLVAMLFILFDVEVVFLYPWAILLKELKMFGFWEMLVYIGVILVGFFYIWKKGALDWSKPEAERSE; translated from the coding sequence ATGCCGGACAACTACTTCGCCCGATACCTGCCGCTGCTCCTCCACATAGTGATCGTGGGCGGGATCGCAGTGGCGATGGTGGTGCTCTCCCAACTCGTGGGCAAGCACCGCTGGACGCGGGCGAAGATGTCTCCGTATGAATGCGGCATCATTCCCACGGGCGACGCGCGCCAGCGCTTCTCGGTGAAGTTTTACCTGGTCGCCATGCTCTTCATCCTGTTCGACGTGGAAGTGGTCTTCCTCTACCCCTGGGCCATCCTCCTCAAGGAACTCAAGATGTTCGGGTTCTGGGAGATGCTGGTGTACATCGGGGTGATCCTCGTGGGGTTCTTCTACATCTGGAAGAAGGGCGCGCTGGACTGGTCGAAGCCGGAAGCAGAACGGAGCGAGTAA
- a CDS encoding NADH-quinone oxidoreductase subunit C: protein MPLVPAITDLEKLKDHPALARLLAWAPSAVQGARSDRNELSIYIDRAFIREATTVLKDDPGLKFDFLSDLSCVDWHPNEPRFEVAYHLLSMQRKERLRLKVKLAGDDASVESLTSVWPGANSFEREVWDLFGVRFLGHPNLSRIMMPENWEGHPLRKDYPVEGYR from the coding sequence ATGCCGCTAGTGCCCGCGATCACTGATCTGGAGAAGCTCAAGGACCATCCCGCGCTGGCGCGGCTGCTGGCGTGGGCCCCTTCCGCCGTGCAGGGGGCCAGGTCGGACCGCAACGAGCTGTCGATCTACATCGACCGCGCCTTCATACGCGAGGCGACGACGGTCCTCAAAGACGATCCCGGCCTGAAGTTCGATTTCCTCTCCGACCTGAGCTGCGTGGACTGGCATCCCAATGAGCCCCGCTTCGAGGTGGCGTACCACCTGCTCTCCATGCAGCGGAAGGAGCGGCTGCGGCTGAAAGTAAAGCTGGCGGGGGACGATGCCAGCGTCGAGTCGCTGACCTCGGTCTGGCCGGGAGCAAATTCTTTCGAGCGCGAGGTCTGGGACCTGTTCGGAGTGCGCTTCCTCGGACATCCCAACTTGTCGCGCATCATGATGCCGGAGAACTGGGAAGGACACCCACTAAGGAAAGATTACCCGGTTGAAGGCTATCGGTAA
- the nuoD gene encoding NADH dehydrogenase (quinone) subunit D, with protein MAHLTTSPNIDLQDKTMILNMGPQHPSTHGVLRLLLEIDGEKIVRVMPDIGYLHTGIEKTAEAKFYQQVVPLTDRIDYLCPMTNNLCYVLAVEKLLGLEIPPRAQWVRVMLNELTRINSHLVWLGTHAIDIGAMSVFLYCFREREDVLRLFEEVSGQRMMTSYFRVGGLAMDVPIGFFQRVKRFADRFPEKVDEYEDLLTANPIWMKRTKGVAKLTKEDAMALGATGPTARGSGVDWDLRRDMPYSGYEQFQFQVPVGTDGDVFTRYILRVQELRESCKIVQQALAGMPEGRVKADAPHVVLPDREKMKTQMEALIYHFKIVTEGFAVPAGEVYQAVESPRGEMGYYVVSDGTAKPYRCHMRGASFANLQVLAKMCEGNLIADVVAAIGSIDIVLGDVDR; from the coding sequence ATGGCACACCTGACGACATCGCCGAACATCGACTTGCAAGACAAGACGATGATCCTGAACATGGGCCCGCAGCACCCGTCCACGCACGGCGTGCTCCGGCTCCTGCTCGAGATCGACGGCGAAAAGATCGTGCGGGTGATGCCCGACATCGGCTACCTGCACACCGGCATCGAGAAGACGGCAGAGGCCAAGTTCTACCAGCAGGTGGTGCCGCTTACCGACCGCATCGACTACCTCTGCCCCATGACCAACAACCTGTGCTACGTGCTGGCGGTAGAGAAACTGCTGGGGCTGGAGATCCCGCCGCGCGCGCAGTGGGTCCGGGTCATGCTGAACGAGCTGACCCGCATCAACTCGCACCTGGTGTGGCTGGGTACCCACGCCATCGATATCGGCGCGATGTCGGTGTTCCTCTACTGCTTCCGCGAGCGTGAGGACGTGCTGCGGCTGTTCGAGGAGGTCAGCGGACAGCGCATGATGACCTCCTACTTCCGCGTGGGTGGGCTGGCCATGGACGTACCCATCGGCTTCTTCCAGCGCGTGAAGAGATTCGCCGACCGCTTCCCCGAAAAAGTGGATGAGTACGAGGACCTCCTGACCGCCAATCCCATCTGGATGAAGCGCACCAAAGGCGTCGCCAAGCTGACGAAAGAAGACGCCATGGCGCTGGGCGCGACCGGCCCCACCGCCCGCGGCAGCGGCGTGGACTGGGACCTGCGCCGCGACATGCCGTACTCCGGCTACGAGCAATTCCAGTTCCAGGTGCCCGTGGGCACTGACGGCGACGTCTTCACGCGGTACATCCTGCGCGTGCAGGAGCTGCGCGAATCCTGCAAGATCGTGCAGCAGGCGCTGGCCGGCATGCCCGAGGGACGGGTGAAAGCCGACGCGCCGCACGTCGTCCTGCCCGACCGCGAGAAGATGAAGACGCAGATGGAAGCGCTCATCTACCACTTCAAGATCGTGACCGAAGGGTTCGCGGTGCCGGCAGGCGAGGTGTATCAGGCGGTCGAGTCGCCCCGCGGCGAGATGGGCTACTACGTGGTCTCGGACGGCACCGCCAAGCCCTACCGCTGCCACATGCGCGGCGCATCGTTCGCCAATCTTCAGGTGCTCGCAAAAATGTGCGAGGGAAATCTGATTGCCGATGTCGTGGCAGCTATCGGCAGCATCGACATCGTTCTCGGAGACGTGGACCGGTGA
- a CDS encoding NAD(P)H-dependent oxidoreductase subunit E, whose amino-acid sequence MLTHYPIKRSVLVPTLLYMQDELGYLTEEAIEEIAHRLDLPVLEIRNVISYYSMLTTKPRGKYNVQVCTNVSCMARGAEDLLEHCKKKLGIGHRGTTPDGTFSLEEVECIGACSWAPAAQVNYDFHENLTADKMDELIEQYRKKGTP is encoded by the coding sequence ATGCTGACGCATTATCCGATCAAGCGCTCGGTCCTCGTGCCTACGCTCCTCTACATGCAGGACGAGCTCGGCTACCTGACCGAGGAGGCGATCGAGGAGATCGCCCATCGGCTCGACCTGCCCGTGCTCGAGATCCGCAACGTGATCTCGTACTACTCGATGCTCACCACCAAGCCGCGCGGCAAGTACAACGTGCAGGTGTGCACCAACGTGAGCTGCATGGCCCGCGGCGCCGAAGACCTCTTGGAGCACTGCAAGAAGAAGCTGGGCATCGGACACAGGGGCACGACACCCGATGGCACGTTCTCCCTGGAGGAAGTCGAGTGCATCGGGGCGTGCAGTTGGGCGCCGGCGGCGCAGGTCAACTACGACTTCCACGAGAACCTGACAGCGGACAAGATGGATGAACTGATCGAGCAATACAGGAAGAAAGGCACACCGTGA
- the nuoF gene encoding NADH-quinone oxidoreductase subunit NuoF: MADLVSHPDEVRVVSKRFGKGAADIDRYLELDGYKAVQKALAMAPDAIINEVKASNLRGRGGAGFPAGMKWSFVPKQAPKPKYVLCNGDESEPGTCKDRLIFEHDPHSVIEGVVIAGLSIESKVGYIYIRGEYRYLSNIMQKAIRDAYARGFLGKNIFGSGKDFDVYWHGGAGAYEVGEESALMESLEGKRGVPRIRPPFPAVVGLYGGPTIINNAETLANVPHIMLGGGEWYAGLGVPKNGGTRLFCLSGQIEKPGVYELPMGYNLKKMIYDVGGGIWKGHKLKGVIPGGSSTPVLTADEVDIPMDFDSVAKAGSMLGSGGVVVIDDHTCIVRLATRIMKFYQHESCGWCIPCREGTDWLKKTLVRFHNGGGVKKDIDNIQYLAENMLGRTFCPLGDAAAMPTIAFVKKFRKEFEDHLEGKPCPFGETKTIEMLPVFSH, translated from the coding sequence ATGGCTGACCTGGTCTCCCATCCCGACGAAGTACGGGTCGTCAGCAAGCGCTTCGGCAAGGGCGCGGCCGATATCGACCGCTACCTCGAGCTGGATGGCTACAAGGCCGTGCAGAAGGCGCTCGCCATGGCGCCCGACGCCATCATCAACGAGGTGAAAGCGTCGAACCTGCGCGGGCGCGGCGGGGCGGGCTTCCCCGCGGGCATGAAGTGGTCGTTCGTCCCGAAACAGGCGCCCAAGCCGAAGTACGTGCTGTGCAACGGAGACGAGAGCGAGCCCGGCACCTGCAAGGACCGCCTCATCTTCGAGCACGATCCCCACTCGGTGATCGAGGGCGTGGTGATCGCGGGGCTCTCCATCGAGTCCAAGGTCGGCTACATCTACATCCGCGGCGAGTACCGCTACCTGTCGAACATCATGCAGAAGGCGATCCGGGACGCCTACGCGCGCGGCTTTCTGGGCAAGAACATCTTCGGCAGCGGCAAGGATTTTGACGTGTACTGGCACGGCGGGGCCGGAGCGTACGAGGTCGGCGAAGAGTCGGCGCTGATGGAATCGCTGGAAGGCAAGCGTGGCGTGCCTCGCATCCGCCCGCCGTTCCCCGCTGTGGTGGGGCTCTATGGCGGGCCGACCATCATCAACAACGCCGAGACGCTGGCCAACGTTCCGCACATCATGCTGGGCGGCGGCGAGTGGTACGCCGGCCTGGGTGTCCCGAAGAACGGCGGCACGCGCCTGTTCTGCCTGAGCGGGCAGATCGAGAAGCCCGGCGTCTACGAGCTGCCCATGGGCTACAACCTCAAGAAGATGATTTATGACGTGGGCGGCGGGATCTGGAAGGGCCACAAGCTCAAAGGCGTGATCCCCGGCGGCTCGTCCACCCCGGTGCTGACCGCCGACGAGGTCGACATCCCCATGGACTTCGATTCGGTGGCGAAGGCCGGCTCGATGCTGGGCTCCGGCGGAGTGGTGGTGATCGACGATCACACCTGCATCGTCAGGCTGGCCACGCGGATCATGAAGTTTTACCAGCACGAGAGCTGCGGCTGGTGTATCCCGTGCCGCGAAGGCACCGACTGGCTAAAGAAGACGCTGGTGCGCTTCCATAACGGCGGCGGCGTCAAGAAGGACATCGACAACATCCAGTACCTGGCCGAGAACATGCTGGGCCGGACGTTCTGCCCCCTGGGCGATGCGGCCGCCATGCCCACCATCGCGTTCGTGAAAAAGTTCAGGAAAGAATTTGAGGACCACCTCGAAGGAAAGCCGTGTCCCTTCGGGGAAACGAAGACTATTGAGATGCTCCCGGTGTTTTCGCATTGA
- a CDS encoding molybdopterin-dependent oxidoreductase has translation MADVNITVDGKKVTAAAGTLLIEACKSVGIEVPSFCYYPGLSLQGACRMCLVKVEKMPKLQTACTTVISEGMAVTTDSDEIRQARKAMLEMVLQNHPLDCPVCDAGGECELQDMTFSYGAAESMLIDPKNHREEQQWSPVVYFDRPRCILCYRCVRVCGEGMDVWALGIQQRGSSSVIAPNKEDHLECEECGMCIDICPVGALTSGAYRYKTRPWEMNHVGTVCTHCADGCKTTLGVRRHETGMEIVRGDNRDKSGINGDFLCIKGRYAFDFAHHEERLTTPLIQRDGKLGPASWDEALETIGTKFREIRDTHGGKAMGVIGSPRVTNEENYLLQKFARLGLKTNNIDHHRTADFPGFAAALAGKPDATASMRDVFNAPAVLLIGNNPTEQHPLLAWQIRTAVRLRRAKLYVVNSQPIKLRRQAVAFAQIPAGAEPKFVAYLNGDDAAADALAGEKLTKDALAKLRDSLRSEQNLVIVFGSELRGDDIAALVRWGSGIAGAKFVCLGDYANSRGVADMGLYPDLLPGYLPLSQGSRLKEEWPDLPAEPGMNIEQMIDAAKKDELKALYVVSANIVSAHKIDPFILQKPFVVVQDMFLTETALLADVVLPVQNIYEKSGTMTNTCGDLQAVRKAGEFVGAKTDLEIIVRIADRMGIAPQSLVPFGPRGVHADMGQSRGAQSGEADRHMVYLQSHGLEPKMSPFDPMALLDEILRLVPGYEVSRTELLAGNDVHTRLGHSTGRQQHAAELVRPANDTLFTSGTLGRYSKVLNSVMENKKGVPVDGKVAAD, from the coding sequence ATGGCTGACGTCAACATAACTGTCGATGGCAAGAAGGTCACGGCGGCTGCCGGGACTCTCCTCATCGAGGCCTGCAAGAGCGTGGGCATCGAGGTGCCGTCGTTCTGCTATTACCCGGGGCTCTCGCTGCAAGGCGCGTGCCGCATGTGCCTGGTGAAGGTCGAGAAGATGCCCAAGCTGCAGACGGCCTGCACTACCGTGATCAGCGAGGGCATGGCGGTCACCACCGACTCTGACGAGATCCGCCAGGCGCGCAAGGCGATGCTGGAGATGGTCCTGCAGAACCATCCACTGGATTGCCCGGTGTGCGACGCGGGCGGCGAGTGCGAACTCCAGGACATGACTTTCAGCTACGGCGCCGCCGAGTCCATGCTCATCGATCCCAAGAACCACCGCGAGGAGCAGCAGTGGTCGCCGGTGGTGTACTTCGACCGCCCGCGCTGCATCCTGTGCTATCGCTGCGTGCGCGTCTGTGGCGAGGGCATGGACGTGTGGGCGCTGGGCATCCAGCAACGCGGCTCGTCCTCCGTGATCGCGCCCAACAAGGAAGACCACCTCGAGTGCGAAGAGTGCGGAATGTGCATCGACATCTGCCCGGTCGGCGCGCTGACCTCGGGCGCGTACCGCTACAAGACGCGGCCATGGGAGATGAACCACGTGGGCACCGTCTGCACGCACTGCGCCGACGGCTGCAAGACCACGCTGGGCGTCCGCCGCCACGAGACCGGCATGGAGATCGTCCGCGGCGACAATCGCGACAAGAGCGGTATCAACGGCGACTTCCTTTGCATCAAGGGGCGCTACGCTTTCGACTTCGCCCACCACGAGGAGCGGCTGACCACGCCGCTCATCCAGCGTGACGGCAAGCTCGGGCCGGCGTCCTGGGACGAGGCGCTGGAGACGATTGGGACGAAGTTCCGCGAGATCCGCGATACGCATGGTGGTAAGGCGATGGGCGTCATCGGCTCTCCTCGCGTGACCAACGAAGAGAACTATCTGCTCCAGAAGTTCGCGCGGCTGGGGCTGAAGACCAACAACATCGACCACCACCGCACCGCCGACTTCCCTGGCTTCGCCGCCGCGCTGGCCGGCAAGCCGGATGCGACCGCCAGCATGCGCGATGTCTTCAACGCGCCGGCCGTGCTGCTCATCGGGAACAACCCCACCGAGCAGCATCCGCTGCTGGCGTGGCAGATCCGCACTGCGGTACGTCTGCGCCGCGCCAAGCTCTACGTGGTGAACTCCCAGCCCATCAAGCTGCGGCGGCAGGCAGTGGCTTTCGCGCAGATCCCGGCAGGTGCGGAGCCGAAATTCGTCGCATACCTGAACGGCGACGATGCCGCGGCCGATGCGCTCGCCGGTGAGAAGCTGACCAAAGACGCTCTCGCCAAGCTACGCGACTCGCTCAGATCCGAGCAGAACCTGGTCATCGTTTTCGGCTCGGAGCTGCGCGGCGACGACATCGCCGCCCTAGTGCGCTGGGGATCGGGGATCGCGGGCGCGAAGTTCGTCTGCCTCGGCGATTACGCCAACTCGCGCGGCGTCGCCGACATGGGCCTCTACCCTGACCTGCTCCCGGGATATCTGCCGCTTTCGCAGGGCTCCCGCCTGAAGGAAGAGTGGCCCGACCTGCCGGCCGAGCCGGGCATGAACATCGAGCAGATGATCGATGCGGCAAAAAAGGACGAACTGAAGGCGCTGTACGTGGTGAGCGCCAACATCGTGTCGGCCCACAAGATCGATCCCTTCATCCTGCAGAAGCCCTTCGTGGTCGTGCAGGATATGTTCCTGACCGAGACCGCGCTGCTCGCGGACGTGGTGCTGCCGGTGCAGAACATCTACGAGAAGTCGGGCACCATGACCAACACCTGCGGCGACCTCCAGGCTGTACGCAAGGCGGGCGAATTCGTCGGGGCGAAAACGGATCTGGAGATCATCGTGCGCATCGCCGACCGCATGGGCATCGCGCCGCAATCGCTGGTGCCATTTGGTCCACGTGGAGTGCACGCCGACATGGGCCAGTCGCGCGGCGCACAGTCAGGCGAGGCGGACCGTCACATGGTCTACCTGCAATCGCACGGCCTGGAACCGAAGATGAGCCCCTTCGACCCCATGGCGCTGCTCGACGAGATCCTGCGCCTGGTGCCGGGCTACGAGGTTTCGCGGACCGAGCTGCTCGCGGGCAATGACGTGCACACCCGGCTTGGACACTCGACCGGCAGGCAGCAACATGCCGCCGAACTGGTCCGCCCGGCGAATGACACCCTGTTCACCTCGGGCACGCTCGGCAGGTATTCCAAGGTCCTGAATTCGGTGATGGAGAACAAGAAGGGCGTGCCCGTGGATGGGAAGGTTGCCGCGGATTAG
- the nuoH gene encoding NADH-quinone oxidoreductase subunit NuoH has protein sequence MNYPDITAYIVVSLVKIAIVVVILLTAVAYTVLLERKLVGHIQNRWGPTRVGPFGLLQPLADGLKIILKEDLTPPHVYRPLYILAPILSLTLALTSISVIPFGNVIHIGKNIITPLQITDLNIGLLVILGVTSMGVYGVALSGWSSNNKYSLLGSLRASAQMVSYELALGLSLIGVLILSGTLSLRGIVDAQKGGILHWNFFGGFQFVAFFIYLMAAYAETNRIPFDLPEAETELVAGYHTEYSSMKFAMFFMAEYANMITVGCLATILFFGGWHGPVPYFTPVFLQPFLPAFWFAAKVFCFLFLYIWVRGTLPRFRYDQLMAFGWKVLLPLAIANVILTSLWVALKS, from the coding sequence TTGAACTACCCGGACATCACGGCCTACATCGTCGTCAGTCTCGTCAAGATCGCGATCGTCGTCGTCATCTTGCTGACGGCGGTGGCTTACACCGTGTTGCTGGAGCGGAAACTGGTGGGACACATCCAGAACCGCTGGGGACCTACCCGCGTAGGCCCGTTCGGCCTGCTGCAACCACTGGCCGACGGTCTGAAGATCATCCTCAAGGAAGATCTCACGCCGCCGCACGTGTACCGGCCGCTGTACATCCTGGCGCCCATCCTGTCGCTGACGCTCGCCCTGACCAGCATCTCCGTGATTCCCTTCGGCAACGTCATACACATCGGCAAGAACATCATCACCCCGCTGCAGATCACCGACCTCAACATCGGGCTGCTGGTGATCCTGGGCGTGACCTCGATGGGCGTGTACGGCGTCGCGCTGTCGGGTTGGTCGTCGAACAATAAGTACTCCCTGCTCGGCTCGCTGCGCGCCAGCGCGCAGATGGTCAGCTACGAGCTGGCGCTGGGGCTGTCGCTGATCGGCGTGCTGATCCTGTCGGGCACGCTCAGCCTGCGCGGCATCGTGGACGCGCAGAAGGGCGGCATCCTGCACTGGAATTTCTTTGGCGGGTTCCAGTTCGTGGCCTTCTTCATCTATCTGATGGCGGCCTACGCGGAGACCAACCGCATCCCCTTCGACCTGCCCGAAGCCGAGACCGAGCTGGTCGCCGGCTACCACACCGAGTACAGCTCCATGAAGTTCGCCATGTTCTTCATGGCGGAGTACGCGAACATGATCACCGTCGGCTGTCTGGCCACTATCCTGTTCTTCGGCGGATGGCATGGGCCGGTTCCGTACTTCACGCCCGTCTTCTTGCAGCCATTCCTGCCGGCGTTCTGGTTCGCGGCCAAAGTTTTCTGCTTCCTCTTCCTGTACATCTGGGTGCGCGGAACGCTGCCGCGCTTCCGTTATGACCAGCTGATGGCATTCGGCTGGAAGGTGCTGCTGCCGCTGGCCATCGCAAACGTGATCTTGACCAGCCTGTGGGTGGCGTTGAAGTCATGA